The following proteins come from a genomic window of Melospiza georgiana isolate bMelGeo1 chromosome 3, bMelGeo1.pri, whole genome shotgun sequence:
- the RCOR3 gene encoding REST corepressor 3 isoform X2, giving the protein MPGTMEKGAELLGGKSRTAPNGAKSSSPSNGHYSEPESGGGDSGDEHDVGMRVGAEYQARIPDFEPGATKYTDKDNGGMLVWSPYHNIPDAKLDEYIAIAKEKHGYNVEQALGMLFWHKHNIEKSLADLPNFTPFPDEWTVEDKVLFEQAFSFHGKSFHRIQQMLPDKTIASLVKYYYSWKKTRSRTSLMDRQARKLANRNNQGDSDDDVEESHPMDGNDSDYDPKKEAKKEGNNEQPVQTSKIGLGRREYQSLQHRHHSQRSKCRPPKGMYLTQEDVIAVSCSPNAANTILRQLDMELISLKRQVQNAKQVNSALKQKMEGGIEEFKPPESNQKINARWTTEEQLLAVQGVRKYGKDFQAIADVIGNKTVGQVKNFFVNYRRRFNLEEVLQEWEAEQGTLASNGDASALGEDTKNTSNVPSGKSTDEEDEAQSTPAPQCLGPSPPAHASAPAPAAPVAALNQPPPLLRPALPAAPALHRQPPPLQQQARFIQPRPALNQPPPPLIRPASSVPPRLNPRPVLGAGSGQQPPSLIGIHTEPQSTLH; this is encoded by the exons ATGCCGGGCACGATGGAGAAGGGCGCGGAGCTCTTGGGGGGAAAGAGCCGGACAGCCCCCAACGGCgccaagagcagcagcccctccaaCGGGCACTACTCGGAGCCGGAGAGCGGCGGCGGCGACAGTGGCGACGAGCACG ATGTAGGAATGAGGGTCGGAGCGGAATACCAGGCGCGCATTCCTGACTTCGAGCCCG GTGCCACAAAATACACTGATAAAGATAATGGAGGGATGCTTGTATGGTCTCCTTATCATAATATTCCTGATGCCAAGT TGGATGAATATATAGCAAtagcaaaggaaaaacatgGATACAATGTGGAACAG gctCTCGGCATGTTGTTCTGGCATAAACACAATATTGAGAAGTCCCTTGCGGATCTCCCCAACTTCACTCCTTTCCCTGATGAATGGACAGTTGAAGATAAAGTCCTGTTTGAACAAGCATTTAGCTTCCATGGAAAGAGCTTTCACAGGATCCAGCAAATG CTCCCAGACAAGACCATTGCAAGCCTTGTAAAATATTACTATTCTTGGAAAAAAACTCGCTCTAGAACAAGTTTGATGGATCGTCAGGCTCGTAAACTAGCTAATAGAAATAATCAAGGTGACAG TGATGATGACGTAGAAGAATCTCATCCAATGGATGGAAATGATAGTGATTATGATCCcaaaaaagaagccaaaaagGAG GGCAATAATGAGCAGCCTGTTCAGACCAGCAAAATAGGTCTGGGTAGAAGAGAGTATCAGAGCTTGCAGCACCGCCACCATTCCCAGCGTTCCAAATGCCGGCCACCCAAAGGCATGTACCTGACCCAGGAAGATGTGATAGCTGTTTCCTGTAGTCCCAATGCAGCCAACACAATTCTTAGACAGCTGGATATGGAACTAATCTCATTAAAGCGACAG GTTCAAAATGCTAAGCAAGTAAACAGTGCACTTAAACAGAAAATGGAAGGCGGGATTGAAGAATTCAAACCTCCTGAG TCTAATCAGAAAATCAATGCCCGTTGGACCACAGAAGAGCAGCTTCTTGCAGTACAAG GTGTCCGAAAATATGGTAAAGATTTTCAAGCTATTGCAGATGTAATTGGCAACAAGACTGTTGGCCAAGTGAAGAACTTCTTTGTAAACTACAGGCGTCGGTTTAACTTAGAGGAGGTATTGCAGGAATGGGAAGCGGAACAAGGAACCCTGGCTTCTAATGGTGATGCTTCTGCTTTAGGGGAGGACACAAAAAATACTTCTAATGTGCCATCAGGAAAGAGCACTGATGAAGAAGATGAG GCACAAAGCACTCCGGCCCCTCAGTGTTTAGGCCCTTCACCTCCAGCACACGCCTCTGCTCCGGCCCCTGCCGCTCCCGTGGCAGCCCTAAACCAGCCGCCCCCGTTACTGCGCCCGGCGCTGCCCGCCGCTCCCGCTCTGCACCGCCAGCCGCCGCCGCTGCAGCAGCAGGCGCGCTTCATCCAGCCGCGGCCCGCGCTCAaccagccgccgccgccgctcatCCGGCCCGCTAGCTCCGTGCCCCCCCGCCTCAACCCGCGGCCCGTGCTGGGCGCCGGCAGCGGCCAGCAGCCGCCCTCGCTCATCGGCATCCACACAGAACCTCAGTCCACTCTGCACTGA
- the RCOR3 gene encoding REST corepressor 3 isoform X1, producing the protein MPGTMEKGAELLGGKSRTAPNGAKSSSPSNGHYSEPESGGGDSGDEHDVGMRVGAEYQARIPDFEPGATKYTDKDNGGMLVWSPYHNIPDAKLDEYIAIAKEKHGYNVEQALGMLFWHKHNIEKSLADLPNFTPFPDEWTVEDKVLFEQAFSFHGKSFHRIQQMLPDKTIASLVKYYYSWKKTRSRTSLMDRQARKLANRNNQGDSDDDVEESHPMDGNDSDYDPKKEAKKEVTDNLMGNNEQPVQTSKIGLGRREYQSLQHRHHSQRSKCRPPKGMYLTQEDVIAVSCSPNAANTILRQLDMELISLKRQVQNAKQVNSALKQKMEGGIEEFKPPESNQKINARWTTEEQLLAVQGVRKYGKDFQAIADVIGNKTVGQVKNFFVNYRRRFNLEEVLQEWEAEQGTLASNGDASALGEDTKNTSNVPSGKSTDEEDEAQSTPAPQCLGPSPPAHASAPAPAAPVAALNQPPPLLRPALPAAPALHRQPPPLQQQARFIQPRPALNQPPPPLIRPASSVPPRLNPRPVLGAGSGQQPPSLIGIHTEPQSTLH; encoded by the exons ATGCCGGGCACGATGGAGAAGGGCGCGGAGCTCTTGGGGGGAAAGAGCCGGACAGCCCCCAACGGCgccaagagcagcagcccctccaaCGGGCACTACTCGGAGCCGGAGAGCGGCGGCGGCGACAGTGGCGACGAGCACG ATGTAGGAATGAGGGTCGGAGCGGAATACCAGGCGCGCATTCCTGACTTCGAGCCCG GTGCCACAAAATACACTGATAAAGATAATGGAGGGATGCTTGTATGGTCTCCTTATCATAATATTCCTGATGCCAAGT TGGATGAATATATAGCAAtagcaaaggaaaaacatgGATACAATGTGGAACAG gctCTCGGCATGTTGTTCTGGCATAAACACAATATTGAGAAGTCCCTTGCGGATCTCCCCAACTTCACTCCTTTCCCTGATGAATGGACAGTTGAAGATAAAGTCCTGTTTGAACAAGCATTTAGCTTCCATGGAAAGAGCTTTCACAGGATCCAGCAAATG CTCCCAGACAAGACCATTGCAAGCCTTGTAAAATATTACTATTCTTGGAAAAAAACTCGCTCTAGAACAAGTTTGATGGATCGTCAGGCTCGTAAACTAGCTAATAGAAATAATCAAGGTGACAG TGATGATGACGTAGAAGAATCTCATCCAATGGATGGAAATGATAGTGATTATGATCCcaaaaaagaagccaaaaagGAGGTAACAGATAACTTAATG GGCAATAATGAGCAGCCTGTTCAGACCAGCAAAATAGGTCTGGGTAGAAGAGAGTATCAGAGCTTGCAGCACCGCCACCATTCCCAGCGTTCCAAATGCCGGCCACCCAAAGGCATGTACCTGACCCAGGAAGATGTGATAGCTGTTTCCTGTAGTCCCAATGCAGCCAACACAATTCTTAGACAGCTGGATATGGAACTAATCTCATTAAAGCGACAG GTTCAAAATGCTAAGCAAGTAAACAGTGCACTTAAACAGAAAATGGAAGGCGGGATTGAAGAATTCAAACCTCCTGAG TCTAATCAGAAAATCAATGCCCGTTGGACCACAGAAGAGCAGCTTCTTGCAGTACAAG GTGTCCGAAAATATGGTAAAGATTTTCAAGCTATTGCAGATGTAATTGGCAACAAGACTGTTGGCCAAGTGAAGAACTTCTTTGTAAACTACAGGCGTCGGTTTAACTTAGAGGAGGTATTGCAGGAATGGGAAGCGGAACAAGGAACCCTGGCTTCTAATGGTGATGCTTCTGCTTTAGGGGAGGACACAAAAAATACTTCTAATGTGCCATCAGGAAAGAGCACTGATGAAGAAGATGAG GCACAAAGCACTCCGGCCCCTCAGTGTTTAGGCCCTTCACCTCCAGCACACGCCTCTGCTCCGGCCCCTGCCGCTCCCGTGGCAGCCCTAAACCAGCCGCCCCCGTTACTGCGCCCGGCGCTGCCCGCCGCTCCCGCTCTGCACCGCCAGCCGCCGCCGCTGCAGCAGCAGGCGCGCTTCATCCAGCCGCGGCCCGCGCTCAaccagccgccgccgccgctcatCCGGCCCGCTAGCTCCGTGCCCCCCCGCCTCAACCCGCGGCCCGTGCTGGGCGCCGGCAGCGGCCAGCAGCCGCCCTCGCTCATCGGCATCCACACAGAACCTCAGTCCACTCTGCACTGA
- the RCOR3 gene encoding REST corepressor 3 isoform X3, whose product MLFWHKHNIEKSLADLPNFTPFPDEWTVEDKVLFEQAFSFHGKSFHRIQQMLPDKTIASLVKYYYSWKKTRSRTSLMDRQARKLANRNNQGDSDDDVEESHPMDGNDSDYDPKKEAKKEVTDNLMGNNEQPVQTSKIGLGRREYQSLQHRHHSQRSKCRPPKGMYLTQEDVIAVSCSPNAANTILRQLDMELISLKRQVQNAKQVNSALKQKMEGGIEEFKPPESNQKINARWTTEEQLLAVQGVRKYGKDFQAIADVIGNKTVGQVKNFFVNYRRRFNLEEVLQEWEAEQGTLASNGDASALGEDTKNTSNVPSGKSTDEEDEAQSTPAPQCLGPSPPAHASAPAPAAPVAALNQPPPLLRPALPAAPALHRQPPPLQQQARFIQPRPALNQPPPPLIRPASSVPPRLNPRPVLGAGSGQQPPSLIGIHTEPQSTLH is encoded by the exons ATGTTGTTCTGGCATAAACACAATATTGAGAAGTCCCTTGCGGATCTCCCCAACTTCACTCCTTTCCCTGATGAATGGACAGTTGAAGATAAAGTCCTGTTTGAACAAGCATTTAGCTTCCATGGAAAGAGCTTTCACAGGATCCAGCAAATG CTCCCAGACAAGACCATTGCAAGCCTTGTAAAATATTACTATTCTTGGAAAAAAACTCGCTCTAGAACAAGTTTGATGGATCGTCAGGCTCGTAAACTAGCTAATAGAAATAATCAAGGTGACAG TGATGATGACGTAGAAGAATCTCATCCAATGGATGGAAATGATAGTGATTATGATCCcaaaaaagaagccaaaaagGAGGTAACAGATAACTTAATG GGCAATAATGAGCAGCCTGTTCAGACCAGCAAAATAGGTCTGGGTAGAAGAGAGTATCAGAGCTTGCAGCACCGCCACCATTCCCAGCGTTCCAAATGCCGGCCACCCAAAGGCATGTACCTGACCCAGGAAGATGTGATAGCTGTTTCCTGTAGTCCCAATGCAGCCAACACAATTCTTAGACAGCTGGATATGGAACTAATCTCATTAAAGCGACAG GTTCAAAATGCTAAGCAAGTAAACAGTGCACTTAAACAGAAAATGGAAGGCGGGATTGAAGAATTCAAACCTCCTGAG TCTAATCAGAAAATCAATGCCCGTTGGACCACAGAAGAGCAGCTTCTTGCAGTACAAG GTGTCCGAAAATATGGTAAAGATTTTCAAGCTATTGCAGATGTAATTGGCAACAAGACTGTTGGCCAAGTGAAGAACTTCTTTGTAAACTACAGGCGTCGGTTTAACTTAGAGGAGGTATTGCAGGAATGGGAAGCGGAACAAGGAACCCTGGCTTCTAATGGTGATGCTTCTGCTTTAGGGGAGGACACAAAAAATACTTCTAATGTGCCATCAGGAAAGAGCACTGATGAAGAAGATGAG GCACAAAGCACTCCGGCCCCTCAGTGTTTAGGCCCTTCACCTCCAGCACACGCCTCTGCTCCGGCCCCTGCCGCTCCCGTGGCAGCCCTAAACCAGCCGCCCCCGTTACTGCGCCCGGCGCTGCCCGCCGCTCCCGCTCTGCACCGCCAGCCGCCGCCGCTGCAGCAGCAGGCGCGCTTCATCCAGCCGCGGCCCGCGCTCAaccagccgccgccgccgctcatCCGGCCCGCTAGCTCCGTGCCCCCCCGCCTCAACCCGCGGCCCGTGCTGGGCGCCGGCAGCGGCCAGCAGCCGCCCTCGCTCATCGGCATCCACACAGAACCTCAGTCCACTCTGCACTGA